The following proteins are co-located in the Bacteroidales bacterium genome:
- a CDS encoding S9 family peptidase, producing MKRNYFLMPALLAVVLFSCNTQPAIKAPVADKVPYEIFDKRVDNYFWMRLSDEQKNDTTPDEQTTKVLNYLNAENAYAKAVLKSQETLQKTVFDEIVGRIKQDDSSVPYFKNGYYYYNKYSTGSEYPVYYRKKGTLDAPEEILLDVNKLAEGKEYCSVSGLTVSRDNKLLAYGTDFVSRRRYTLNFLNLETGTLLTDRIENTTGQAVWAADNKTIFYVTKDEETLRADKIIKHKLGTAAESDKVVYFEEDETFSVYLSETKSEKYILINSSQTLTSESRYIDASKPDGEFKVFEPRKVNHEYNIDHIGKEFFIRTNSDSSSNFRLMKTPDTKTTMENWSVVIPHRSDVLFENFELFDNYLVAEERIKGLSNLRIIDTKNGGEHYLNFGEEAYTAGINVNPNSNTDILRYSYSSLTTPNSVIDYNMVTKEKTVLKEDIVLGGFDKNNYESKRLWAKATDGTMVPVSIVYKKGFVQDGKSPLLLYAYGSYGSSTDPGFRSTIISLLDRGFVYGLAHIRGGSEMGRYWYEDGKLLKKINTFTDFNDCAQFLVDEKYTSKEKLFAMGGSAGGLLMGAIVNMRPDLYKGVIAAVPFVDVVSTMLDETIPLTTFEWDEWGDPRKKEYYDYMLSYSPYDQVKAMDYPNMIVTTGFWDSQVQYWEPAKWVAKLRAMKTDKNTLVMDCNMAVGHGGASGRFERYRITAMEYAFIMQLAGITQ from the coding sequence ATGAAGAGAAATTATTTCCTGATGCCGGCATTACTGGCGGTAGTGCTTTTCTCATGTAACACCCAGCCTGCCATAAAGGCACCTGTTGCTGATAAGGTTCCTTATGAGATTTTTGACAAACGGGTTGATAACTATTTCTGGATGCGTCTGAGCGATGAACAGAAAAACGACACCACACCGGATGAACAGACTACCAAAGTCCTCAATTATCTTAATGCAGAGAACGCGTATGCAAAAGCTGTTCTTAAAAGCCAGGAGACTCTACAGAAAACGGTCTTTGATGAGATTGTTGGAAGAATCAAGCAGGACGATTCTTCTGTACCATATTTCAAAAACGGATACTATTATTATAATAAGTACTCAACAGGAAGTGAATATCCGGTGTACTATCGCAAAAAAGGAACTCTCGATGCACCTGAAGAGATTCTTCTTGATGTAAATAAACTTGCGGAGGGAAAAGAGTATTGTTCTGTTAGCGGATTAACAGTAAGTCGTGATAATAAATTACTTGCGTATGGAACAGATTTTGTCAGCCGTCGCCGGTATACACTCAATTTCCTGAATCTTGAGACCGGCACTTTACTTACAGACAGGATCGAGAACACAACAGGTCAGGCTGTATGGGCAGCTGATAATAAGACCATTTTTTATGTCACGAAAGATGAGGAGACCCTGAGAGCGGATAAGATTATTAAGCATAAACTGGGAACTGCAGCTGAATCAGATAAAGTGGTTTATTTCGAAGAAGATGAAACATTTAGTGTTTATCTCAGCGAGACAAAAAGCGAGAAGTATATCCTTATTAACTCTTCACAAACCCTTACCTCCGAGAGCCGGTATATTGATGCTTCGAAACCCGATGGCGAGTTTAAGGTATTTGAACCGCGGAAAGTGAATCATGAGTATAATATCGACCATATTGGCAAAGAATTTTTCATAAGAACAAATTCAGACAGCTCTTCTAACTTCCGTCTGATGAAGACGCCTGATACAAAAACCACTATGGAAAACTGGAGTGTGGTTATTCCTCACAGAAGCGATGTTCTTTTTGAGAACTTTGAACTGTTTGATAACTATCTGGTTGCTGAAGAGCGGATCAAGGGCTTAAGTAATCTAAGGATCATCGATACCAAAAACGGAGGCGAACACTATCTGAATTTCGGTGAAGAGGCATATACGGCAGGCATAAATGTCAATCCGAATTCCAATACTGACATTCTTCGCTACAGCTACTCATCGCTTACCACACCCAACTCGGTAATCGATTATAACATGGTTACCAAAGAGAAGACAGTACTTAAAGAAGATATTGTGCTTGGCGGGTTTGATAAGAACAATTACGAATCAAAGAGGCTCTGGGCAAAAGCGACTGATGGTACGATGGTCCCGGTCTCAATTGTCTATAAAAAAGGGTTTGTACAGGATGGGAAGTCACCGCTGCTCTTATATGCCTACGGATCTTACGGGTCATCAACCGATCCCGGATTCCGCTCAACAATCATTAGTCTTCTCGACAGGGGATTTGTTTACGGACTTGCTCATATCAGGGGTGGGAGCGAGATGGGCCGTTACTGGTACGAGGATGGAAAGTTGCTGAAGAAGATAAATACTTTTACAGATTTTAACGACTGTGCACAATTCCTTGTAGATGAGAAATATACGAGTAAAGAGAAGCTTTTCGCAATGGGCGGAAGTGCCGGCGGATTGCTGATGGGAGCAATAGTAAATATGCGTCCCGATCTTTATAAAGGTGTTATTGCAGCCGTTCCTTTTGTTGATGTGGTTTCAACTATGCTCGATGAGACTATTCCGCTTACAACTTTTGAATGGGATGAGTGGGGGGATCCGAGGAAGAAAGAATACTACGACTACATGTTATCATATTCACCATACGACCAGGTGAAAGCCATGGACTATCCTAATATGATTGTCACAACAGGATTCTGGGATTCGCAGGTTCAGTACTGGGAACCAGCCAAATGGGTTGCCAAATTACGTGCGATGAAGACAGATAAAAACACTCTCGTGATGGATTGCAACATGGCTGTTGGTCATGGCGGTGCCTCCGGACGCTTTGAGCGCTACAGGATAACAGCAATGGAATATGCATTTATAATGCAACTTGCAGGAATTACTCAATAG
- a CDS encoding FAD-dependent oxidoreductase, producing the protein MKSVCLVALVCLISFSSCKKEKHELLIEAESFKEKGGWVVDPQFVQQMGSPYLLAHGLGMPVSNAKSEITFPYTGKYHVWVRTKNWAPGDWEAPGRFKLLINGKELNCVLGTEEGWAWQYTGSVSIKDTSATLELADLTGFDGRCDAIYLSTLKTAPPVTVKELTEWRKKQLNESDTPLKSESYDLVVVGGGIAGCAASIAAAEQGMKVALIQDRPVLGGNASSEIRVHTEGITWKSDRILSMLNTVWWPNGSPEAVLDDKKRHANMEKYENISIFLNMRAYSVKSESGVISSVDARHTSTGETMRFSAPLFIDCTGDGWIGYWAGAEFMYGREDSSLYKENWDQHKELWSPASGDNRVMGSSVLWRSVDKGTPVTFPEVPWAMDIADGYSAVEGTWKWEYSDNNMNQIEDAEAIRDHMLKAIYSSFYNAKQKPENATLALEWTSYLVGKRESRRLVGDYIYTFQDEKNMVEFDDAVVMEERDVDVHYQQKLKDPSQPDFLSEALFYKVDHYYIPYRCLYSKNIKNLFMAGRCFSTSHVGLGGPRVMNTTGQMGVAVGYAASLCRKYSTDPRGIYQSHIAELKNLVYTGTP; encoded by the coding sequence ATGAAAAGTGTTTGTCTGGTTGCCCTTGTATGTCTTATCTCTTTTTCTTCATGTAAAAAGGAGAAGCATGAACTTCTGATAGAGGCCGAAAGTTTTAAAGAAAAAGGAGGATGGGTTGTTGATCCCCAGTTTGTTCAGCAGATGGGCTCGCCGTATTTGCTGGCTCACGGTCTTGGAATGCCTGTAAGCAATGCAAAATCAGAAATCACTTTTCCTTACACCGGCAAATATCACGTCTGGGTGCGGACAAAAAACTGGGCTCCCGGAGATTGGGAAGCTCCCGGAAGATTCAAACTCCTTATTAACGGAAAAGAACTTAACTGCGTTCTGGGTACAGAAGAGGGATGGGCATGGCAATATACAGGATCTGTTTCAATAAAGGATACTTCTGCAACCCTGGAACTTGCTGACCTCACCGGGTTTGACGGACGATGCGACGCTATATATCTGAGTACATTAAAAACAGCTCCACCTGTTACTGTTAAAGAATTAACAGAATGGAGGAAGAAGCAGCTGAATGAGAGCGACACTCCCTTAAAATCAGAATCATACGACCTTGTTGTCGTTGGCGGTGGCATAGCAGGCTGTGCTGCATCAATAGCGGCGGCCGAGCAGGGAATGAAAGTGGCCCTTATTCAGGATCGTCCCGTTCTCGGCGGTAATGCCAGCAGTGAGATAAGGGTTCATACCGAGGGAATCACCTGGAAATCTGACCGGATTCTGAGTATGCTCAACACAGTGTGGTGGCCGAATGGATCTCCAGAGGCTGTTCTCGATGACAAGAAGCGTCATGCAAACATGGAAAAATATGAGAACATCTCAATATTTCTCAATATGAGGGCATATTCGGTTAAATCTGAATCTGGTGTTATCAGCTCTGTTGATGCCCGTCATACTTCAACAGGAGAAACAATGAGGTTTTCCGCTCCTCTGTTTATAGATTGTACCGGCGACGGCTGGATTGGGTACTGGGCAGGTGCAGAGTTTATGTATGGGAGAGAAGACTCCTCACTGTATAAGGAAAACTGGGACCAGCACAAGGAGCTTTGGAGCCCTGCAAGTGGCGACAACCGGGTAATGGGATCTTCAGTGTTATGGAGAAGTGTTGATAAAGGAACTCCTGTTACATTTCCGGAAGTGCCATGGGCGATGGACATTGCAGACGGATACTCCGCTGTAGAGGGTACCTGGAAGTGGGAGTACTCCGATAATAATATGAACCAGATTGAAGATGCAGAAGCTATCCGCGATCATATGCTGAAAGCTATCTACAGCTCATTCTATAACGCAAAGCAGAAGCCTGAAAATGCTACTCTGGCATTGGAATGGACCTCATACCTGGTAGGCAAGAGAGAATCAAGAAGGCTCGTCGGAGATTATATTTACACATTTCAGGATGAGAAGAATATGGTAGAATTTGATGATGCTGTTGTGATGGAGGAACGTGATGTGGATGTTCATTATCAGCAAAAGCTAAAAGATCCTTCACAGCCTGATTTCTTATCCGAGGCTCTCTTTTACAAAGTCGATCATTATTATATTCCTTACAGATGCCTCTATTCAAAGAATATTAAGAATCTCTTTATGGCCGGGAGATGTTTCAGCACATCTCATGTTGGTCTCGGTGGTCCGCGTGTAATGAATACTACAGGGCAGATGGGTGTTGCAGTTGGTTACGCAGCATCACTGTGCAGGAAATACAGCACAGATCCCCGCGGGATCTATCAGTCACATATTGCCGAATTGAAAAATTTGGTGTATACCGGTACCCCCTGA
- a CDS encoding DUF5063 domain-containing protein: MDTNSEPVYSRNVVEFVAVANEFCKYSEHASELKGDELLKIFQRILPLMYLKASLLPQFDPFFEEGNEKFVTESDWLRIHDTFREKFGTADDYLEVFDDKMKESEGPVISSISENMADIYQDMKDFLLLYQTGTNEVMNDAVWECRLNFETFWGQKLVNSMRAIHKFIYSGEEIGKIEEDNNENDENRNTSDWFISRRQKDLRGDGE; encoded by the coding sequence ATGGATACCAATTCAGAACCGGTATATTCGAGGAATGTAGTTGAATTTGTGGCAGTTGCAAATGAATTCTGTAAGTATTCAGAACATGCTTCAGAGCTAAAAGGAGATGAATTGCTCAAAATATTTCAGCGGATTCTTCCTCTGATGTATCTTAAAGCCTCCCTTTTGCCGCAATTTGATCCGTTTTTCGAGGAAGGGAATGAGAAATTTGTTACAGAATCTGACTGGTTAAGGATTCATGACACTTTCAGGGAAAAATTCGGTACAGCCGATGATTATCTTGAGGTGTTTGACGACAAGATGAAAGAGTCGGAAGGACCGGTTATCTCTTCGATATCTGAAAACATGGCAGACATTTATCAGGACATGAAAGATTTTCTGCTGCTTTATCAGACTGGTACCAACGAAGTGATGAATGATGCAGTATGGGAATGCAGATTAAACTTTGAGACATTCTGGGGTCAGAAACTTGTTAATTCGATGAGGGCGATTCATAAATTCATTTACTCAGGTGAGGAGATAGGAAAAATTGAAGAAGATAATAATGAAAATGATGAGAACAGAAACACTTCCGACTGGTTTATATCGAGACGGCAAAAGGATTTGAGGGGCGATGGAGAATAG
- a CDS encoding class I SAM-dependent rRNA methyltransferase, whose protein sequence is MTRIKIVLKSGKEQSLRRLHPWVFSGAIKKMYGEPVEGDLVDVYDNNDTFLGTGHYAPSSIAIRILSFEQTEPDISFFRKKIEKAIAYRKSIGIIGNPQINVYRLIHGEGDGLPGLIVDYYNGVAVMQMHSVGFYRIRKEITSILVDLLKDELVAVYDKSEGTIPHMSGITGVNEFLYGDSGPATVTENGYQFKIDWTTGQKTGFFIDQRDNRQLLEKYSEGKSVLNMFGYTGGFSVYAMKNAALVHTVDSSLSAIELANENIRLNFGDDKRHEAFQVDAFNYLNNIKDKYDVIILDPPAFAKHNNVLDNALQGYKRLNIKAIEQIRPGGIIFTFSCSQVVTKENFRKSVFAAAANTGRSVRILHQMSQPPDHPVNIYHPESEYLKGLVIYVE, encoded by the coding sequence ATGACAAGAATAAAAATTGTCCTTAAGTCGGGTAAAGAGCAGTCGTTGAGAAGATTGCATCCCTGGGTTTTTTCGGGTGCCATCAAGAAAATGTACGGAGAACCGGTTGAGGGTGACCTGGTTGATGTATACGATAATAATGACACATTTCTCGGAACAGGGCATTATGCGCCAAGTTCGATAGCGATAAGGATCCTTTCATTTGAACAGACAGAACCTGATATCAGCTTTTTCAGGAAGAAAATTGAAAAGGCAATAGCTTACAGAAAATCTATCGGAATTATTGGTAATCCTCAGATTAATGTTTACAGGCTTATCCATGGCGAGGGTGATGGTCTCCCGGGACTGATAGTCGATTATTATAACGGAGTGGCTGTTATGCAGATGCACTCTGTCGGTTTCTACAGGATCAGGAAGGAGATTACTTCAATACTTGTCGATCTTCTGAAAGATGAATTAGTGGCTGTATATGATAAGAGCGAGGGTACTATTCCTCACATGTCGGGTATAACAGGCGTAAATGAATTTCTGTATGGCGATTCAGGTCCGGCAACAGTTACCGAAAACGGTTACCAGTTTAAAATTGACTGGACCACCGGACAGAAAACTGGTTTCTTCATCGATCAGAGAGATAACAGGCAGCTTCTCGAAAAGTATTCGGAAGGGAAGAGTGTACTCAATATGTTTGGTTATACAGGAGGATTCTCAGTATATGCAATGAAAAATGCCGCACTGGTTCACACTGTCGATAGTTCTTTGTCTGCTATAGAACTTGCAAATGAGAATATCAGGCTTAATTTCGGCGACGATAAGAGACATGAAGCATTCCAGGTTGATGCTTTTAATTACCTTAACAATATTAAGGATAAGTATGATGTTATAATCCTCGATCCCCCGGCTTTTGCAAAGCACAATAATGTTCTGGATAATGCACTACAGGGATATAAAAGACTAAATATTAAGGCCATAGAGCAGATAAGGCCGGGTGGAATTATTTTCACATTTTCGTGTTCTCAGGTAGTTACAAAAGAAAATTTCAGGAAATCGGTATTCGCCGCTGCAGCAAATACCGGCAGAAGTGTCCGGATCCTGCATCAGATGAGCCAGCCTCCTGATCATCCTGTTAATATCTATCATCCTGAAAGCGAATACCTTAAAGGTCTGGTAATTTATGTAGAATAA
- a CDS encoding 3'-5' exonuclease domain-containing protein 2 — translation MYQENITAEELAECELSWFKGELVLIEDLKTFYEVFPRLLGHDLLGFDTETKPTFKKGKRHQVSLIQLSTDNLACLFRINKIGLPDELVKLLADPSVIKTGVAVHDDIKFLSSVKRFTPRGFIDLQNLVKDFGIQSSGLKKLTAIVLGFRISKRQQVTDWEAEQLSEAQQIYAATDAWVCHEIYKKLVNGHNKL, via the coding sequence ATTTATCAGGAGAACATTACAGCAGAAGAACTTGCAGAATGCGAGCTCTCATGGTTTAAAGGTGAATTGGTTTTAATAGAGGATCTAAAGACTTTTTATGAAGTATTTCCAAGGTTGCTGGGGCATGACCTGCTTGGGTTTGATACGGAGACAAAACCTACTTTTAAGAAAGGAAAAAGGCATCAGGTATCGCTTATTCAGTTATCGACCGATAACCTGGCTTGTCTTTTCAGAATCAATAAAATAGGTCTTCCCGATGAACTGGTGAAGCTTCTGGCCGATCCTTCCGTTATTAAAACCGGAGTGGCAGTTCATGACGATATAAAATTCCTTTCCAGTGTGAAAAGATTCACACCCCGGGGTTTCATCGATCTTCAGAACTTGGTGAAAGACTTTGGAATACAGAGCTCGGGGCTGAAAAAACTTACGGCAATAGTGCTGGGTTTCAGGATCTCAAAACGTCAGCAGGTAACAGACTGGGAAGCTGAACAGTTATCGGAAGCTCAACAGATCTATGCAGCAACCGATGCCTGGGTTTGTCATGAGATTTATAAGAAATTAGTAAATGGGCATAATAAGTTATGA
- a CDS encoding RNA-binding transcriptional accessory protein yields the protein MSTNKNILLIAKKLGLHDWQVENTIRLMDGGATIPFISRYRKEMTGSLDEVQLMHIKDEYDRLKELDARKEAVIKSIEEQEKMTPELRKKIDAAITMAELEDIYLPFRPKRRTRATIAREKGLEPLAVIIMEQRENDPLSKAEGFLNDEVATVEDAIAGASDIIAEWVSEDEKARKQLRYLYEKEAVIYSKAVKGKEAEGIKYSDYYDWSEPLKKCPSHRLLAMRRGEEEGFLRLSVEPSEDNALDILDSIFIKGRTASSDIVKDAVKDSWKRLLSSSMETEFRNISKEKADIEAINVFAENLRQLLLGSPLGEKNVLAIDPGFRTGCKVVCLDRQGNLIHNETIYPHPPQNETAMSIKKILSLVNAYKIEAIAIGNGTASRETEDFIKWVKFENDIQVFVVSEAGASIYSASKIAREEFPDYDVTVRGSVSIGRRLMDPLAELVKLDPKSIGVGQYQHDVDQQKLQKSLDDVVMSCVNAVGVEVNTASKHLLTYVSGLGPQLAQNIIDYRTENGPFKSRKELLKVKRMGEKAFEQSAGFLRIRNAANPLDASAVHPESYPVVEKMAKDLGVQVKELITDETKRKEIKLEKYVTPVTGLPTLKDIVEELAKPGRDPRSKIKEFRFADVHTMEDLIPGMVVPGIVTNITKFGAFVDIGIKQDGLVHVSNLTKNFVTDPSTVVKLHQHVMVKVLAVDIERKRVQLSMKDVETKKQ from the coding sequence ATGAGCACAAATAAGAATATACTGCTGATTGCAAAAAAACTGGGACTTCACGACTGGCAGGTTGAGAACACAATCAGACTGATGGACGGAGGTGCAACTATTCCTTTTATAAGCAGGTACAGGAAGGAGATGACAGGAAGTCTTGATGAGGTTCAGCTTATGCATATTAAGGATGAATATGACAGGCTGAAAGAACTCGATGCCCGTAAGGAAGCTGTAATAAAATCAATTGAAGAGCAGGAGAAGATGACTCCTGAATTGCGGAAGAAGATAGATGCTGCAATAACAATGGCTGAACTTGAAGATATTTATCTTCCTTTCAGACCGAAGCGCCGGACACGTGCTACAATAGCAAGGGAGAAGGGACTTGAGCCACTTGCAGTAATCATTATGGAACAGCGGGAAAATGATCCTTTATCAAAAGCCGAAGGATTTCTTAATGATGAGGTTGCAACTGTTGAAGATGCGATTGCAGGTGCTTCAGATATTATTGCAGAGTGGGTAAGTGAAGATGAAAAGGCCAGAAAACAGTTGCGTTATCTTTATGAAAAAGAAGCAGTTATTTACTCAAAAGCAGTAAAGGGAAAAGAGGCTGAGGGGATTAAATACAGTGATTATTATGACTGGTCTGAGCCTCTTAAAAAGTGTCCTTCGCACCGGCTTCTGGCAATGAGAAGGGGAGAAGAAGAGGGGTTTCTGAGACTTTCTGTTGAGCCCTCAGAGGATAATGCTCTTGACATTCTTGATTCGATATTTATTAAGGGCAGGACTGCTTCTTCAGATATTGTTAAAGATGCTGTTAAGGACAGCTGGAAAAGGCTTCTCTCTTCGTCGATGGAAACAGAATTCAGGAACATCTCGAAAGAGAAGGCAGATATTGAGGCAATAAATGTTTTTGCCGAGAACCTCCGGCAGCTGCTGCTCGGATCACCTCTGGGAGAAAAAAATGTACTCGCTATTGATCCGGGTTTCAGAACAGGCTGCAAGGTTGTTTGTCTCGACAGGCAGGGTAATCTTATTCATAATGAAACGATCTATCCTCATCCTCCCCAGAATGAAACAGCCATGTCGATAAAAAAGATTCTTTCACTTGTAAATGCTTATAAAATTGAAGCAATTGCAATCGGAAACGGAACAGCCAGCCGCGAGACTGAAGATTTTATAAAGTGGGTTAAGTTCGAAAATGATATACAGGTTTTTGTTGTGAGTGAGGCCGGTGCTTCAATCTATTCAGCATCGAAGATAGCCCGTGAGGAGTTTCCAGATTATGATGTTACTGTACGCGGTTCTGTATCTATCGGAAGGAGACTGATGGACCCTCTGGCTGAGCTTGTAAAGCTCGATCCTAAATCAATCGGTGTAGGGCAGTATCAGCACGATGTTGATCAGCAGAAGCTTCAGAAATCGCTCGATGATGTGGTAATGAGTTGTGTGAATGCCGTTGGTGTTGAGGTGAATACAGCCAGCAAACATCTGCTTACATATGTTTCAGGTCTTGGCCCTCAGCTGGCTCAGAATATTATCGATTACCGGACAGAGAACGGACCGTTCAAATCGAGAAAGGAACTTCTCAAAGTTAAAAGAATGGGAGAGAAGGCATTCGAACAGAGTGCCGGATTCCTCAGGATCAGAAACGCTGCGAATCCTCTCGATGCAAGTGCAGTACACCCTGAGAGTTATCCTGTTGTTGAGAAAATGGCTAAAGATCTGGGAGTTCAGGTTAAGGAACTGATTACAGATGAGACCAAAAGAAAAGAGATTAAACTCGAAAAATATGTAACTCCGGTAACAGGACTGCCAACATTAAAGGATATTGTGGAAGAACTTGCTAAACCCGGACGCGATCCAAGATCGAAGATCAAAGAGTTCAGGTTTGCAGATGTTCATACTATGGAAGATCTCATTCCAGGAATGGTTGTTCCAGGTATAGTTACCAACATTACAAAATTCGGTGCTTTTGTTGATATTGGAATCAAGCAGGACGGACTGGTTCACGTTTCAAATCTGACAAAAAATTTTGTAACTGATCCTTCAACAGTTGTGAAACTTCACCAACATGTTATGGTAAAGGTTCTGGCTGTTGATATCGAAAGAAAACGTGTTCAGCTGTCGATGAAGGATGTTGAAACTAAAAAGCAGTAA